The Verrucomicrobiota bacterium genome has a window encoding:
- a CDS encoding RDD family protein, translating into MDFLDLIETPENVELERRLAGIGSRFIAGLLDHLILLLVFISLVLTLYLSAPDPRLEGVGVLAYAVLIVLAFLLFWGYFVYFEYRTNGQSPGKKALRIRVVKEGGTPMTFTDIAVRNVLRVVDCLPPPVYGVAGIAMFIAGKCQRLGDLAAGTVVVSEQLPDYSAHSDRRLKANWEAGAGAAALRATGLTPEEYRVLNSYWMRRTQLTLEARQTILPSLLAPVLQRTGQRLADGRFETLEAYVQLLMQQAWFAERQGQTPTDPAS; encoded by the coding sequence ATGGATTTCCTCGACCTGATAGAGACACCTGAAAACGTGGAACTCGAGCGCCGGCTCGCCGGGATCGGCTCGCGCTTCATCGCCGGCCTTCTGGACCATCTGATTCTGCTCCTGGTTTTCATAAGTCTCGTCCTGACACTCTACCTGTCGGCGCCCGACCCGCGGCTCGAGGGCGTGGGCGTTCTGGCGTACGCGGTTCTTATCGTCCTGGCCTTCCTGCTCTTCTGGGGCTACTTCGTGTACTTCGAGTACCGGACGAACGGCCAGAGCCCCGGCAAAAAGGCGCTCAGGATTCGCGTCGTCAAGGAAGGTGGTACGCCGATGACGTTCACCGACATTGCCGTCAGGAACGTCCTGCGCGTTGTGGACTGCCTGCCGCCACCGGTCTACGGGGTTGCGGGCATTGCCATGTTCATTGCCGGCAAGTGCCAACGTCTGGGCGACCTCGCGGCCGGCACGGTTGTGGTCTCCGAACAGCTGCCTGACTACTCGGCACACTCTGACCGTCGCCTCAAGGCCAACTGGGAAGCCGGAGCGGGGGCCGCCGCACTGCGCGCAACGGGGCTGACACCCGAGGAGTACCGCGTTCTGAACAGCTACTGGATGCGCCGCACCCAGCTCACGCTCGAGGCGCGGCAGACCATCCTTCCTTCGCTCCTTGCCCCGGTTCTCCAGCGGACCGGACAGAGACTGGCCGACGGCCGATTCGAGACCCTTGAGGCCTATGTGCAGCTCCTCATGCAGCAGGCGTGGTTCGCCGAGCGACAAGGCCAGACGCCGACGGACCCAGCGTCATGA
- a CDS encoding stage II sporulation protein M, which translates to MTPARFLESRRDAWTRIEALVRKAGRQGVAVLTDAEIHELTRLYPATAVDVARARMYGLDATTQQRINRLAITAHGLLYRRPCSRDRFGLLRFLGRDYPRLFRKRWRYVALSAAIFLITVLGAYVTVLARPSAAYEFVPQGLDVEDPTEVTPSDVGERYRRTPQALMASFITTNNIQVALLAFALGITAGIGTFYVLAANGMMLGAFVAHFQNHGYGYEVAAFLTPHGVLEIFAILVAGAAGIRFGLSLAMPGRVTRKESLKIGAQEAVRLVLGTIPMFIVAGAIESFITPSHIPGGFKIIIGLGSLSTALLYLLVAGRNREGAPIRTTPGTPQRAPS; encoded by the coding sequence ATGACGCCCGCACGGTTTCTCGAGAGCCGGCGCGATGCTTGGACGCGGATCGAAGCGTTGGTCCGCAAAGCGGGACGCCAGGGGGTGGCGGTACTCACAGACGCCGAGATCCATGAGTTGACCCGCCTCTATCCGGCCACCGCTGTGGACGTGGCGCGTGCGCGCATGTACGGGCTCGACGCAACGACCCAGCAGCGCATCAATCGCTTGGCCATCACGGCCCACGGGCTGCTCTACCGCCGGCCGTGCAGTCGGGATCGGTTCGGGCTCCTGCGGTTTCTCGGTCGCGACTACCCTCGGCTCTTCCGCAAGCGATGGCGCTATGTCGCGCTGTCGGCCGCCATCTTCCTCATCACCGTCCTCGGCGCCTACGTGACCGTGCTGGCCAGGCCATCGGCTGCGTACGAGTTCGTCCCCCAGGGACTGGATGTCGAGGATCCAACGGAGGTCACCCCTAGCGACGTGGGCGAGCGGTACCGCAGAACGCCTCAAGCGCTCATGGCGTCGTTCATCACAACGAACAACATCCAGGTGGCACTGTTAGCGTTCGCGCTCGGGATCACCGCGGGCATCGGCACGTTCTACGTGCTGGCCGCCAACGGCATGATGCTGGGCGCGTTCGTGGCCCACTTCCAAAATCACGGCTACGGCTACGAGGTGGCCGCGTTTCTCACCCCGCACGGCGTCCTCGAGATCTTCGCTATCCTCGTTGCCGGCGCCGCCGGAATCAGGTTCGGGCTGTCGCTGGCGATGCCGGGACGGGTCACGCGCAAGGAGTCGCTCAAGATCGGCGCACAGGAGGCTGTCCGCCTCGTGCTTGGCACCATCCCGATGTTCATCGTCGCCGGAGCGATCGAGAGTTTCATCACGCCAAGCCACATTCCCGGCGGGTTCAAGATCATCATCGGTCTCGGCTCGCTGAGCACGGCGCTCCTCTACCTGCTCGTGGCCGGCCGGAACCGCGAAGGAGCGCCCATCCGCACGACGCCGGGCACGCCTCAGCGCGCACCGTCTTAG
- a CDS encoding DUF58 domain-containing protein has protein sequence MLPSPRLIVMVLLAAPVFMAGAIAEPAIAFGVIYVLLLGVYAVVDALSLPRRRSVTISRIVPERISLGVPTPIWFEVANRGRRRFAIHLAEDLPPSIHAVPDVCRGTFGPGERGTLEYCLQAKKRGRFELAGVDVRILPVFGLFYRQFRLLLPTELHVYPNLVNIKRYELILKKGLTAEQGIARMRQIGQGTEFESLRYYTQGDGMSRVDWKATAKHSRLLVRNYEPERQQNVLVALDVGRATAGEFEGMSRLDYLVNATLMLAYVVLRQGDWFSLLAFSDRIESYLPPVRGVKSIDRVAQALYNLESRLTESDYAAACRFVGVKNRKRSLICLFTDVVDREASAVIIEHMGRYARHHLPLAVTLANPEVRAVAEEPLAASPDPYVKAVALDVLAAREEALSAMRHQGVEVLDVDPHALIHDVINRYLRIKTARRL, from the coding sequence ATGTTGCCCTCGCCTCGACTCATAGTCATGGTCCTGTTGGCGGCGCCGGTGTTCATGGCCGGCGCGATCGCCGAGCCTGCCATCGCGTTCGGCGTCATCTACGTGCTGCTGCTTGGGGTCTATGCCGTCGTTGACGCGCTGTCGTTGCCGCGTCGGCGCAGCGTGACCATCTCGCGCATTGTGCCCGAGCGCATTTCGCTCGGGGTGCCGACGCCGATCTGGTTTGAGGTGGCCAACAGAGGTCGACGTCGGTTCGCGATCCACCTCGCCGAGGATCTGCCGCCCTCCATCCACGCCGTGCCGGACGTCTGTCGCGGCACGTTCGGTCCGGGCGAACGCGGCACCCTCGAGTACTGCCTCCAGGCGAAGAAGCGCGGACGCTTTGAGCTCGCCGGCGTCGACGTTCGGATCCTCCCTGTGTTCGGTCTCTTCTATCGGCAGTTCAGGCTCCTGCTGCCGACCGAGCTGCACGTCTACCCGAATCTCGTCAACATCAAGCGTTACGAACTCATCCTCAAGAAAGGGCTTACCGCAGAACAGGGCATCGCCAGGATGCGCCAGATCGGGCAGGGAACCGAGTTTGAGAGTCTGCGTTACTACACGCAAGGCGACGGCATGTCGCGCGTTGACTGGAAAGCGACAGCCAAGCACTCGCGGCTACTCGTCCGCAACTACGAGCCCGAGCGACAGCAGAACGTGCTTGTCGCGCTCGACGTCGGTCGGGCGACTGCCGGCGAGTTCGAGGGCATGAGCCGTCTCGACTACCTCGTCAACGCGACGCTCATGCTTGCCTACGTCGTGCTCCGCCAGGGCGATTGGTTCAGTCTCCTTGCTTTCAGTGATCGCATCGAGAGTTACCTGCCGCCGGTCCGGGGGGTCAAGAGCATCGACCGCGTTGCCCAGGCCCTTTACAACCTCGAGTCGCGACTGACCGAGTCCGACTATGCAGCCGCGTGCCGTTTCGTCGGGGTGAAGAACCGCAAACGGAGTCTGATCTGCCTGTTCACCGACGTGGTTGACCGCGAGGCGAGCGCCGTCATCATCGAGCATATGGGACGCTACGCGCGCCACCATCTGCCTCTTGCTGTAACACTTGCGAATCCCGAAGTGCGGGCCGTCGCCGAGGAGCCGCTCGCGGCCTCGCCCGACCCGTACGTGAAGGCCGTTGCGCTTGATGTGCTTGCCGCGCGAGAAGAGGCGCTCAGCGCCATGCGCCACCAGGGAGTTGAAGTGCTCGACGTGGACCCGCACGCCCTTATCCACGACGTGATCAACAGGTATCTTCGCATCAAGACAGCGCGTCGGCTCTAA
- a CDS encoding MoxR family ATPase, whose protein sequence is MDVARANDLAHGIVEEVRKVIVGQNEAIEQMVVVLLAGGHGLLEGVPGTAKTLMARVLALVTGTSFRRIQFTPDLMPSDIVGVNVYNTVTGEFTFRHGPVFADIVLGDEINRAPAKTQSAMLEAMQENQVTVDGEPHELPPSFTVFATQNPVEFEGTYPLPEAQLDRFMLKIAVGYPDEHAEGSILDRIEGGFDSDDLMTADVRPVLDASVLAELRAAARTVRVEEAVRRYVTTIVRATRSMLSIALGASPRAAVMLLLAAKANAVVAGREFVTPDDVKAMALPALRHRILLRPEVEVEGRRPDDCLSGLLLGIEVPR, encoded by the coding sequence ATGGACGTCGCACGCGCAAATGACCTGGCCCATGGGATCGTCGAGGAAGTCCGCAAGGTGATCGTCGGTCAGAACGAAGCGATCGAGCAGATGGTCGTTGTCCTGCTCGCCGGCGGGCACGGTCTGCTCGAGGGGGTGCCGGGAACGGCCAAGACGCTCATGGCCCGTGTTCTGGCGCTGGTCACGGGTACCTCGTTCCGGCGCATCCAGTTCACACCCGACCTGATGCCATCGGACATTGTCGGCGTGAACGTCTACAACACGGTGACGGGCGAGTTCACGTTCCGGCACGGCCCGGTTTTCGCCGACATTGTCCTTGGCGACGAGATCAACCGCGCACCGGCCAAGACCCAGTCGGCCATGCTCGAGGCGATGCAGGAGAACCAGGTCACCGTGGATGGCGAGCCGCACGAACTGCCGCCGAGTTTCACGGTGTTCGCCACGCAGAACCCGGTGGAGTTCGAGGGCACGTATCCGCTGCCCGAGGCGCAACTCGACCGGTTCATGCTCAAGATCGCTGTCGGCTACCCGGATGAGCACGCCGAGGGAAGCATTCTCGATCGCATCGAGGGCGGTTTTGATTCGGATGACCTGATGACCGCCGACGTGCGGCCGGTGCTCGATGCGTCCGTGTTGGCCGAGCTTCGCGCGGCGGCGCGCACCGTTCGCGTTGAGGAAGCCGTTCGCCGCTACGTCACGACCATTGTGCGCGCCACGCGGTCAATGCTCAGCATCGCACTCGGCGCCAGCCCGCGCGCAGCCGTCATGCTGCTGCTGGCGGCCAAGGCGAACGCGGTTGTCGCCGGCCGAGAGTTCGTGACACCCGACGACGTGAAAGCGATGGCGTTGCCCGCGCTTCGCCACCGCATCCTGCTACGTCCGGAGGTGGAAGTTGAGGGGCGAAGACCGGACGATTGCCTGAGCGGACTCCTGCTTGGTATCGAGGTGCCCCGCTGA
- a CDS encoding DUF4129 domain-containing protein has product MADRPGGYERPSAEQIRSNAKDILSQPRFAPRASLYERFARWLGDKLAALRLPGFGLGPVGSVLAWILVIWACLTLVAILAHMGWHIALLLRRSRTLSIGFGDTDSDRLNQHSFEELTATMRELAAKERFREAIRAMMAALLRWLDDGDVVRLHRSKTNGDYVREFPSSSQARSTFRGFVSAFDSTVYGNARCDRAAYARMNEQFERVMGYVGEQP; this is encoded by the coding sequence ATGGCTGACAGGCCGGGTGGCTACGAACGGCCGTCTGCTGAGCAGATTCGCTCCAACGCCAAGGACATTCTCTCGCAGCCCCGGTTCGCGCCTCGGGCCTCTTTGTACGAGAGGTTCGCGCGATGGTTAGGCGACAAGCTCGCGGCTCTGCGCCTTCCGGGATTCGGCCTTGGTCCGGTTGGATCGGTTCTCGCGTGGATTCTGGTGATCTGGGCGTGCTTGACGTTGGTGGCCATCCTGGCCCACATGGGCTGGCACATCGCGCTGCTGCTTCGACGATCGCGCACGCTCTCCATCGGTTTCGGCGATACCGATTCCGACCGGCTCAACCAACACTCGTTTGAGGAGCTGACGGCCACGATGCGCGAGCTCGCCGCCAAGGAGCGGTTCCGCGAGGCGATCCGTGCGATGATGGCTGCCCTGCTGCGCTGGCTCGACGACGGGGATGTCGTCCGCCTCCACCGGAGCAAGACGAACGGCGACTACGTGCGCGAGTTTCCGAGCAGCAGCCAAGCGCGGTCGACCTTCCGGGGCTTCGTTTCGGCATTCGACAGCACCGTCTATGGCAACGCGCGTTGCGACCGAGCCGCGTACGCGCGCATGAACGAGCAGTTCGAACGGGTTATGGGCTATGTCGGTGAGCAGCCATAG
- a CDS encoding CopG family transcriptional regulator gives MAKRSKEQVLTFKADVSLLEAMKGVRNRSEFIRSAIQAALESTCPLCMGTGILSPNQKKHWDAFAEDHSVCECSDCNETILVCANAPAVRKHVSRVGKRNGAKNGEPTR, from the coding sequence ATGGCGAAGCGCAGCAAGGAACAGGTCCTGACGTTCAAGGCCGACGTGTCGCTGCTCGAGGCGATGAAGGGTGTCCGCAACCGCTCGGAGTTCATCCGGAGCGCGATCCAAGCGGCTCTGGAAAGCACGTGCCCGCTCTGCATGGGCACAGGCATTCTGTCGCCCAATCAGAAGAAGCACTGGGACGCCTTCGCCGAGGATCACTCGGTGTGCGAGTGCTCCGACTGCAACGAGACGATCCTGGTGTGCGCCAACGCACCGGCAGTCCGCAAGCACGTGTCACGCGTCGGCAAGAGGAATGGGGCGAAGAACGGAGAGCCAACTCGATGA